The Acaryochloris thomasi RCC1774 genomic sequence AAAAAAACTCAAGCTGCCGATATTAAGAGAGCGAAGGTCTTGCTCGATGAATATAAAACTCGGAAAAAGGAACGAAAGCCAGAACCTGAGACTCAACAACCGAAAGCCAAAAAGCGAAAGAAGAGGTAATGCAATGACTCTAACTAGAGATGTAAAACTGACGGTCAAAGAAAGAATTAATCGAGACCCTGAATTCGCTGTGGGTTTACTCAATGAGGCCATCTCATTGTTCATCAATGGGGAGCCTGACACAGCCAGACTCATGCTCAGAGATCTTGTGAATGCGACCGTTGGATTCGAGGAGTTAGCAACCAAGATTAATAAGCCCAGCAAAAGCTTGCACCGGATGCTCTCAGAGCGAGGCAACCCGACAATGGAGAACCTAACAGCGATTTTCAATGCGCTCCGACAAGAGCTGAGTGTTGAACTCACAGTTCAAGCGGTTGCTTGTGCTTAAGCAGTTCTTAATTGTTGGACAACG encodes the following:
- a CDS encoding helix-turn-helix domain-containing transcriptional regulator, with translation MTLTRDVKLTVKERINRDPEFAVGLLNEAISLFINGEPDTARLMLRDLVNATVGFEELATKINKPSKSLHRMLSERGNPTMENLTAIFNALRQELSVELTVQAVACA